A segment of the Planctomycetota bacterium genome:
ACGGAGCGTGGCACGTCACGCAGATTCCTCTCCAGCAAGCAACCGCCGTCGTCGTGGGCCGGATGGACGGTGCCCTTGCTCCCAACTGGATGGGCAACGAAGGACGTTCGGGTGAACTCTTCGAATTCGTCAGGCCGTTGCCCGACGTGGGCGAGCGACCGTCGGCCGCAATCGTGCCGCTTGAGCAATCGGCGAAGGTCGGATTCGAGAGCGACGTCCTCGCCGCCGGTCTTTCAAGGCCGGCCGGCGATGTGGCGTTCGTCCAACGTGTGGTCTTGGCCGAGGGTGAGCGCGACCTCCTCGCTGCAGATCGTGCTCAGATTTATGCCTCGCCGCGTGGTGAGCCCGGCGAGGACCCTGGACCGTGGACGGAGCTGGAGTTCGCTGCGCCGATCGGGCACGGCTCGCGGCTGTCGGTCGAGTGGTCGCTGGTCGATCTTGCCGAAGACCAGGCGACCGATCCCTTGGCCGTCGCCAAGGCTGCCGCGTCTGTGCTCGAGTAACCGGACTCGATACCGTTCGGTGTGGCTCGGCAGCAGAAGGTCGATCGCAACGCGTGGCTTCGTGCGGAACTGCTGCGATGGTTCGACACGGCCGCCCGTGACTTGCCGTGGCGTGGTCAGGGGCGAACGCCTTACCGCGTCCTCGTCAGCGAGTTCATGCTCCAGCAGACGCAGGTCGCGACGGTGATTCCGTACTTCGAGCGATTCGTCGCCTCGTTCCCGTCCGTCGACGCGCTCGCACGAGCCGACGAGGCCGATGTCTTGCGCCACTGGCAGGGCCTTGGCTACTACAGCCGAGCCAAACGACTTCAAGCCGCCGCCAAGGCGATCGTCGACGACCACGGCGGCAGAGTGCCGAGAGACGTGGCGACGCTGCTCACGCTGCCGGGCGTCGGGAGATACACGGCCGGTGCGATCGCGAGCATCGCTTACGGCGTCGCTGCACCGATCGTCGACGGCAACGTCAGCCGCGTGCTCGTCCGGCTCGATGCCGTGCGCGAAGACCCGACCGAGAAAGCCACGATCGACCGTCTCTGGCAGCGTGCCGACGAGCTTGTTCAGGGCGAACGTCCGGGCGACTTCAACTCGGCGATGATGGAGCTTGGTGCGACCGTGTGCGTGCCGCAGAATCCGAGATGTCTTGTCTGCCCGGTGGCCGAAATCTGTCGGGCCAATGAGCTTGGCCTCGCCGACGACATTCCGCCGCCGAAAAAGCAGAAGGCCGTCGCGGTCGAGCGACGCAAGGTCTATCGCGTGACGGATCGCTCGGGCCGTCTGCTCGTCGAGCAACGACCGGCCAAAGGACGCTGGGCCGGTCTGTGGCAGTTCCCGACTCGGTCGATCGATGACGCACCGCCGATCGACGCCGAATGGCAACCGCTCGGCCGGGTCTCCCATCGGCTGACGCACCGGCAATACGAGTTCGACTGCTACACGTCGGCCGTCGCGACGCCCGACACACCACCCGGCACGGTCTGGAAGTTGCCGGCCGAGCTGGACAAACTCGCGATGAGCAAGCCGCAGCTCACGATTCGTTCGATGCCAGTTCCGGCTGAAGCAGAGTCCAAAGTCGCTCGCACAAAGCGTCGAGCCCCTGCCGCGTCGCCCCGCTGATCGCGACGACCTCTTGATCGGGCAACGCCTGGCGAAGCTCATCGATCGGCCCGTCGCCGTCGGTCAGCAGGTCGATCTTGTTCGCGGCAACGAGCGTTGGCTTCTCGGCAAGCGTTGGGCTGAACCGTTCGAGCTCGCGCCGCACCGTCCGAAAGTCCGCCGCCGGATCCGCCGACTCGCCGCCGACGTCGACAACGTGCAGCACGACCCGGCATCGCTCGATGTGCTTCAAGAACGCGTGCCCGAGTCCGGCCCCGTCGCTGGCACCTTCGATCAACCCCGGAATGTCGGCAAAGACGATCCGCCGCTCGAAGTCGAGCTCGCTGATGCCGAGTTGTGGTTCGAGCGTCGTGAACGGATAGCTCGCCACCTTCGGACGGGCAGCGCTGAGCGCACCGAGCAGCGTCGACTTGCCAGCATTTGGCAGGCCCGCCAGCCCGACGTCGGCGATGAGGCGAAGCTGCAAACGCAGGTGACGACGGACGCCGGGCGTCCCGGGCGTGAATTGTCGCGGCGACTGGTTGGTGCTGCTCTTGAACCGGTGATTCCCCTGCCCGCCGCGACCGCCCTCAGCGATGATGACCTGCTGCCCGGCTTTGACGAGATCGGCAATGTGTAGGCCTTCGCCCTTGCCGAACTCGTCGGGCACGTCGAGCGACATCTCGTGACCCGCCGCGTCGTCCTCGTCGGGGATGACGAGGTCTGCCTGCTCGTGTTCGTCACGCAGGCCGAGGTCGAACACGCCGGTGCCGGGCGGGACAGATATGACGAGGTCGTCGCCACTCTTGCCGCTTCGTCGTTGCCCGCTGCCCGCCTTGCCGTCGGTCGCCTTCCAGTGATGCCGGCCGGCGAAGTCGAGGAGCGTGTTTTTCTCGGGATCAACGACGAAGATGACATCGCCACCACTGCCGCCGTCGCCGCCGTCGGGGCCGCCTTTGGGGACGTACTTTTCGCGACGGAAGCTGACGCACCCGCTGCCGCCGTCGCCGGCCTTGACCATGATTCGGGCTTCGTCGACGAACATCGTGGGGCGAGGGTAGTCTTATCCGCAGCATGGGCATCGCTCGCACCAGCCTGATCTTGCTGTCGCTGGGTTTGTGCGGTTGTACCGGCA
Coding sequences within it:
- the obgE gene encoding GTPase ObgE, with product MFVDEARIMVKAGDGGSGCVSFRREKYVPKGGPDGGDGGSGGDVIFVVDPEKNTLLDFAGRHHWKATDGKAGSGQRRSGKSGDDLVISVPPGTGVFDLGLRDEHEQADLVIPDEDDAAGHEMSLDVPDEFGKGEGLHIADLVKAGQQVIIAEGGRGGQGNHRFKSSTNQSPRQFTPGTPGVRRHLRLQLRLIADVGLAGLPNAGKSTLLGALSAARPKVASYPFTTLEPQLGISELDFERRIVFADIPGLIEGASDGAGLGHAFLKHIERCRVVLHVVDVGGESADPAADFRTVRRELERFSPTLAEKPTLVAANKIDLLTDGDGPIDELRQALPDQEVVAISGATRQGLDALCERLWTLLQPELASNES
- the mutY gene encoding A/G-specific adenine glycosylase, translated to MARQQKVDRNAWLRAELLRWFDTAARDLPWRGQGRTPYRVLVSEFMLQQTQVATVIPYFERFVASFPSVDALARADEADVLRHWQGLGYYSRAKRLQAAAKAIVDDHGGRVPRDVATLLTLPGVGRYTAGAIASIAYGVAAPIVDGNVSRVLVRLDAVREDPTEKATIDRLWQRADELVQGERPGDFNSAMMELGATVCVPQNPRCLVCPVAEICRANELGLADDIPPPKKQKAVAVERRKVYRVTDRSGRLLVEQRPAKGRWAGLWQFPTRSIDDAPPIDAEWQPLGRVSHRLTHRQYEFDCYTSAVATPDTPPGTVWKLPAELDKLAMSKPQLTIRSMPVPAEAESKVARTKRRAPAASPR